GGGGATAAAGAACAAGTAACTCTATTTGCACACAAACTTTTTTCTTTAGGGCTCATCATCTTTCTTACAGGAGAAAATCCTTCGCGAATAAGGATGCTTCCACCCATTGGCAATACATCAGAAAAAGATATTGATCAGGCCTTTACTATCATCGAAGAGGCTCTAAAACAAATATGAAGTATTCTGTTTTACTGCGCCCTATAAAGTACTCTGACTTAGATGCCCTTCTAAACCTCGCTCTTGAAGCCCAATATGGAATTACGTCTCTTCCAAAACAAAGAGACTTCCTTGAAAAGAAAATTTCTCTCTCCATAAACTCTTTTGCAAAAGAAATTGAAGGCCCAGAAAATGAATCTTATCTTTTTGTTCTAGAAAATATAGTTTCCAAAGAAATTTTAGGCACCTGTGGCATCATATCACAAACAAGCATCCGTGAGCCTTTCTACTCTTTTGAATTGCAAACCATTCAAAATGCATCCCCTTCTTTACATATCTATAAAGAGCATTCTTTGCTTTACTTACACCGAACAAAACACACACCAACAGAAATTTGCTCTCTATTTTTAACACAAAAAGCAAGAAACAAGGGTCTTGCAAAGCTTTTATCCCTCAGCCGTTTTATCTTTATGCAAGTGCATTCGATACGGTTTAACTCAACGGTTGTTGCAAAAATGAGAGGTATCATTTCAAAAGAGGGCATTTCTCCCTTCTGGGAACATATTCTAAAGCCTTTTTTTACAATGACCTTTGCAGAGGCTGACTTGCTTCGCCTATCCAATACAGAATTTATTACAGACTTAATCCCTAAAAACCCCATTTACATAGACCTTCTTCCAAAAGAAGTACAAGAAGTTATCGCTAAAATACATCCCAATACAATACCCGCACTAAAAATTCTTGAAAAACAAGGATTTAAATTCTCTAACAAAATTGATATCTTTGATGGAGGTCCTAATTATTATGCCCCTCTCAAAGAGATCCACTCTGTTAAACATTGTAAAAGCGGTTATCTTCACTCAATAGTCAAGAAAAACCCCTCTTCTGACATCTTATCCATCGTCTGCAACCCAAAAATTCACTTTCTCTCGGCTTATGGATACATTCAAGAGAACTCTTCTAATAAAGTTACTTTATCAGAAGAACTTGTAAAAACTCTAAAACTAGAGATAGATGATCCTGTAGCCTATCTTCATCTAGGAACTCTTCCATGACACACTTTATAGACAACCTGTGGATAAACTCAACTACTGAAAATACTTTGTTTTCAATAAACCCTGCAACGGGCAAATCCCTATTTAAAGGCTCAAATGCTGGAAAAAAAGAAGTAGATTTAGCGGTAAATGGAGCAACAGATGCCTTTGCTAAGTGGACACTTTCTTCAATCGATACCCGCATTAGCTATTTAAAAGCCTTTCAACAGGAATTAAAAGAGAATCAAGTACACATTGCAACAACCATTTCAAAAGAAACCGGAAAACCTCTTTGGGATTCTCTTACAGAAGTTTCTAGCATGATCTCAAAAATTGATATCAGTGTACTTGCTTACTATGAAAGAACATCTGAAAAAAAGGATGCATCTCACACAATGCCTCTCGTGGTAAAGCATAGACCACATGGTTTAGTTGCAGTCTTTGGTCCTTTCAATTTTCCAGGACATATTCCCTTGGGACACATTATTCCAGCCCTTCTTGCTGGAAACTGCGTCATTTTTAAACCAAGCGAAAAAACACCCCTTACATCCATTGAAATCATCAAACTTTGGCAAAAGATAAATCCTCCTAAAGGAGTTTTAAACTTAGTGCAAGGAGATGCAATAACAGGAAAACTCATTGCATCACACCCCGCTCTAAACGGTCTCTTTTTTACAGGGAGCCTTAAAACAGGACTTGCCCTAAACCAGCTATTTGCATCCACACCAGAAAAAATCTTAGCATTAGAAATGGGAGGAAATAACCCTCTTATTGTATGGGAGGCAAGTAACCTATCTAGCACCATTTACCAAATACTACTTTCTGCGTTTATAACGACAGGACAGCGCTGTACTTGTGCACGCAGACTCATCGTCCCTGAAGGAAATAATGGACATGCCATCTTAAACCACCTTGAAAAGGCTATTCAAAATATTGTTATTGGATCTTATGATGACACTATAGAACCCTTTATGGGACCGCTTATCTCAAATGAGGCTTTAAACAATTTACTCCACGCAGAACGCACACTTTTATCTCTTGGTGCAACCTCCTTAATACCTCTAAAAAGATTAGATCCAAAACTTCCCTTCCTATCTCCTGGACTCATCGATGTTACATCCATTAAAGACCTGCCTGATGAAGAATACTTTGGACCACTGTTACAAGTCATAAGAGCTAACTCTTTTGAAGAAGCCATATCCCTTTCTGCAAATACAAAATATGGCCTTGTTACCTCTCTACTTTCAGATAATAAGCTCTTATATGAACAATTTTACATCCATTCAAAAGCAGGTCTTATCCATTGGAATGCCCCCACAACGGGAGCTAGCAGCAAAGCTCCCTTCGGCGGAATTGGTAGAAGCGGAAATTTTAGGCCCGGAGCTTACTATGCAACAGATTTTTGCTCCTACCCAGTAGCTTCTTTTGAAGTAGAGGTAATAAATCCTCCATCCACTCTTTTACCAGGAATTAAATACGTATGACTGAACACTTATCTAACAAAACTTATGAAGTCAATTTTGATGGACTTGTAGGTCCCACCTACTTTTTTGGAGGGCTTTCCAGTGGGAATATGGCCTCAACTAAACATAAAAACAAAACATCTAATCCCAAAAAAGCAGCCCTACAAGGCCTAGAAAAAATGAAACTGCTCATGGATCTTGGTATTAAACAAGCAGTTCTTCCTCCACAAATGCGCCCAGACATTTCCATTTTGCGCTCTCTTGGTTTTATAGGATCAGATGCATCTGTAATAGATCAAGCAGAAAAAGTAGCACCGGAACTACTTCAAAGTGTACTCTCTGCATCTAGCATGTGGAGTGCAAATAGCGCAACGATTGCACCATCATCAGACTCTGCAGACAATCTTGTTCACATTACTCCAGCAAACTTAGGCACATTATTTCATAGAGCAATCGAAACAGAAACCACCACGCATATTCTAAAAGCTATCTTTAAAAATCCAAAATATTTTATACATCATGCACCTCTTCCAAGCCCTGTCCATTTCAGTGACGAAGGCTCTGCAAATCATATGCGCTTCAGTACATCTCATGCATCTATGGGCGTACATCTTTTTGTGTTTGGAAAAAATTCTCTCTCAAAAAACACCCAAATGCCAAAAAAAAATCTAGCCAGACAATCAAGAGAGGCCTCAGAATCCGTTGCAAGACTGCATCTTCTTCCAGCTGACAGAGTATTATTTGCTCAACAAAACCCTAAACTAATAGACAAGGGCGTCTTTCACAATGATGTAATCTCAACAAACAATGAAAACGTCTTTCTCTATTATGAAGATGCTTTCGTAGATACACCTCTATTGATAGAAACAATACACAGAAAAATGTTTTCTATCTGCAACACAGAAGCTATTTGTATCAAAATTTCTAAGAAAATGCTTCCCTTTAAAGAGGCTCTTTCTTCTTATCTTTTCAACTCTCAGATTGTAACACTTCCAGATGGCTCCATGGCTATCATTGCCCCCTTAGAATGTAAAACAAATACAACCACCCATGAAATACTCAGGGCACTTATATCTGACAGGAAAAGCCCTATTCGCCATTTACACTTTGTAGATATTCAAGAAAGCATGAAAAATGGCGGAGGTCCTGCCTGCTTGCGTCTTCGAGTACTTCTCAAAGAAAAAGAACTCGCAGCTATCAATCCTCATGTTCTATTAAATGACACTCTCTACCATACTCTCAAACAATGGATTTCAAAACATTATAGAGAGTCTCTTACAAGAAAAGATTTAAGTGATCCAGATTTTTTAAAAGAGAGCCAAAATGCACTTATCGAACTCTCAACCATCCTGCATCTTCCAAATATACACAAATGAATAAAGACTGTATCATGACACCAAAACTATCAAGAAACTTGCATGATACATATCATCTCTATTATTCCCACATTAAATAAGATAGGCGGACATGAGTACTGGTACCATTTAGCTTTATCTCAAGCGGCCACAACAAATGGATGGAAACATTCTGCTTTAATACCAAAACAACTTAAAGTCCAAAATATACCTACATCTTGGCTGTCTTGTTTGCCATCACAAAAAAAATCGATGCTTCCAAAGCCTCTGCGACCCATTAAACAGACTTTTCAGATGATGTGTGCTCTTTTTTCTGCATTTAAAAAAACACCTCTACAAGAGAGCTCTGTTATTTTCTATGAGCGTTTTTCTCATATTGACTTGTATGCTTTGTTATTAGCTCTTTTTCTAATAAGAAAAAAATCATCCCTATGGCTCTTTTATAGGGTACTTCCTGAATACTTTAAAAAAAATAAAAACAAACATTTATTTTTGCAAAAGTTCATTGAAAAACAGATCGGACAAGGTAAAATTAAATTAATGACTGACACAGATTTACTTGTCAATGCGCTGCAAAGCTTTTTTAATAAAAAAACTTATCTCATGCCAATTCCCCATACAACACACATACCCCATCAACACGATACTCAAGACATATTATTTTTATGGTGGCCAGGAGGCATGAGAGAAGAGAAGGGCTTAAAACATATCCAAAAACTCGCGCTTTGTCCCTCTTCAAAAAAGCATCAAAATGCTACATTAGTAGTCGTTGAAGAGATGAAACAACATTTACAACGCAGCACTATTTCCATCGAGTGGGTAAAAAGTGAGATGCCAAGAGAAGAATTTGATCTATGGATGCAAAGGGCTCAAGTTATTTTACTTCCCTATCTTTCCAATATTCACTATCAAGCCTCATCATCTGGCCTCTTTGTAGAGGCAATTGTCGCAGGCTGCATGCCACTTGTTAGTGACCTTACTTGGATGAGTCATGAACTTAAAAAGCATCACCTTGAAGAGCTTATACTCGACTGGGAGCAAGACGATTTACTTAATACAATCCATACCCTCTATAACAACCCTGCAGTACACGGCAAATTGCAGCACATGCAAGCAGAGTATAGCTCTTTCCACTGCCAAGAGCAATTTACCAAAGCGCTGCAAAAAATGATTTTATAATCTAACACGCAGTGCCTGGCTTTGCAGCGCTTACATAACGCTGATCTTGTGGAAATAATAGACAACAGTCATTGAACAATATTCGTATTGTCATTCTAGCCCAAACTGCAGACGCTCCAAAATCTTTTAGCATCTCTCTTATTTCATGATCTTTAGGCATACTTTTCAGGCCTTCTTTACCAGGAATGTTTCTAATAGGATTAAAACATTCTGTTAATACCCAAATACCCGCGCCTCGAATAGTATTCACACGCAATAAATAACGCTCGAGCTTTCCTGCAATCTCTCTTGTTTTATAAAGAGTATTTGGAGATATACAACCTAATATAACCCCTACTATATGTGTTATTGTAATAGCAATCCCATAAGCAGGTGTACGAAAAATATCAGCAAGCGACCTTAATGTATTTTTTCCTAGATCCTTTATAGTTTGTGTGCCCTTTAATAGTTTAAATATTTCTACTGCTAAAGGAGCTATAATTGATGCATGCCATAACGTTTTAACACATGTATGTACGGGGCGCAAAAAAGTGAGAGTAATGTGTTTTGCAAGAATTTTTCTTTTTCTACAATCAAAATAGACCTCACCACTGTTTGTATTAATACAGGCATGATACTCATGAATGCGTCCACAAAGCTCATCTGAATAACAGATCATTCTTTTATAGAC
The nucleotide sequence above comes from Chlamydiales bacterium. Encoded proteins:
- a CDS encoding arginine N-succinyltransferase — protein: MKYSVLLRPIKYSDLDALLNLALEAQYGITSLPKQRDFLEKKISLSINSFAKEIEGPENESYLFVLENIVSKEILGTCGIISQTSIREPFYSFELQTIQNASPSLHIYKEHSLLYLHRTKHTPTEICSLFLTQKARNKGLAKLLSLSRFIFMQVHSIRFNSTVVAKMRGIISKEGISPFWEHILKPFFTMTFAEADLLRLSNTEFITDLIPKNPIYIDLLPKEVQEVIAKIHPNTIPALKILEKQGFKFSNKIDIFDGGPNYYAPLKEIHSVKHCKSGYLHSIVKKNPSSDILSIVCNPKIHFLSAYGYIQENSSNKVTLSEELVKTLKLEIDDPVAYLHLGTLP
- the astD gene encoding succinylglutamate-semialdehyde dehydrogenase yields the protein MTHFIDNLWINSTTENTLFSINPATGKSLFKGSNAGKKEVDLAVNGATDAFAKWTLSSIDTRISYLKAFQQELKENQVHIATTISKETGKPLWDSLTEVSSMISKIDISVLAYYERTSEKKDASHTMPLVVKHRPHGLVAVFGPFNFPGHIPLGHIIPALLAGNCVIFKPSEKTPLTSIEIIKLWQKINPPKGVLNLVQGDAITGKLIASHPALNGLFFTGSLKTGLALNQLFASTPEKILALEMGGNNPLIVWEASNLSSTIYQILLSAFITTGQRCTCARRLIVPEGNNGHAILNHLEKAIQNIVIGSYDDTIEPFMGPLISNEALNNLLHAERTLLSLGATSLIPLKRLDPKLPFLSPGLIDVTSIKDLPDEEYFGPLLQVIRANSFEEAISLSANTKYGLVTSLLSDNKLLYEQFYIHSKAGLIHWNAPTTGASSKAPFGGIGRSGNFRPGAYYATDFCSYPVASFEVEVINPPSTLLPGIKYV
- the astB gene encoding N-succinylarginine dihydrolase, yielding MTEHLSNKTYEVNFDGLVGPTYFFGGLSSGNMASTKHKNKTSNPKKAALQGLEKMKLLMDLGIKQAVLPPQMRPDISILRSLGFIGSDASVIDQAEKVAPELLQSVLSASSMWSANSATIAPSSDSADNLVHITPANLGTLFHRAIETETTTHILKAIFKNPKYFIHHAPLPSPVHFSDEGSANHMRFSTSHASMGVHLFVFGKNSLSKNTQMPKKNLARQSREASESVARLHLLPADRVLFAQQNPKLIDKGVFHNDVISTNNENVFLYYEDAFVDTPLLIETIHRKMFSICNTEAICIKISKKMLPFKEALSSYLFNSQIVTLPDGSMAIIAPLECKTNTTTHEILRALISDRKSPIRHLHFVDIQESMKNGGGPACLRLRVLLKEKELAAINPHVLLNDTLYHTLKQWISKHYRESLTRKDLSDPDFLKESQNALIELSTILHLPNIHK